The following proteins are co-located in the Pseudomonas fluorescens genome:
- a CDS encoding fimbria/pilus chaperone family protein yields MCSALLRGASICLLFTTAAVADGMYPETTVVVLYEEDGEATINIKNTDAGPALLHSVVENVPEDLEPLLIVTPPIARVEAGDTQLVRFIATLKAPLKTQRLKRVSFEGIPQARAAQGATIGITLRQNLPLILHPQGLPRHHTPWELLKWKRAGERLTVHNDSAYVVRLAPDVQVFPQGVPAILPRTYILPGEVLAAEVGSPLGSVTEVEIQPATVYGFTVDHYRAPIVTDGG; encoded by the coding sequence ATGTGCAGTGCGCTATTGCGGGGTGCAAGCATTTGCCTGTTGTTTACCACTGCTGCTGTGGCGGATGGCATGTATCCGGAAACAACTGTGGTGGTGCTTTATGAGGAAGACGGCGAAGCCACAATCAACATCAAAAATACCGATGCAGGGCCGGCGCTGCTTCATTCGGTCGTGGAGAACGTGCCGGAGGACCTGGAGCCGCTATTGATCGTCACACCGCCCATCGCTCGTGTGGAGGCGGGCGACACGCAACTGGTGCGGTTCATCGCCACCTTGAAGGCGCCGCTTAAGACCCAACGGCTCAAGCGCGTGTCCTTCGAAGGTATTCCCCAAGCGCGCGCGGCGCAGGGGGCGACCATCGGTATCACCCTTCGACAGAATTTGCCGCTGATCCTGCACCCACAAGGCTTGCCTCGGCACCACACGCCTTGGGAATTGCTGAAGTGGAAGCGGGCGGGAGAACGTCTCACCGTCCATAACGACAGTGCCTATGTCGTGCGTCTGGCGCCGGATGTGCAAGTGTTTCCACAGGGTGTTCCGGCCATATTGCCGCGCACCTACATATTGCCGGGTGAGGTGCTGGCGGCAGAGGTCGGCAGTCCCTTGGGCAGCGTGACCGAGGTCGAGATACAGCCGGCGACGGTCTACGGGTTTACGGTCGACCACTACCGGGCTCCGATCGTTACCGACGGGGGGTGA
- a CDS encoding DUF1120 domain-containing protein, translating into MKKIVGLTLGIACLAAALTAQATTNTSAQLVVRGTITPAACNLSLAGSGIIDYGTIRSGELSQTAFNPREERSTSLIVNCGTTPARFGITFTDLQAGSKVPGILGAGFTEAQNFGLGAVGARRTGGYSVTLRDLRSSSIALYPIMRIGAGAWNNSDGKVAQSPAQYSWRNGATFTPTAVNQLTGTLAVKAVINRAQDLDLSRDVSIDGRATLVLSYI; encoded by the coding sequence ATGAAAAAAATTGTTGGCTTGACTCTCGGTATTGCGTGCCTGGCTGCGGCCTTAACTGCCCAGGCGACTACCAATACCAGCGCCCAGTTGGTCGTCAGGGGGACGATCACACCGGCAGCCTGTAACCTCAGCCTGGCCGGCAGCGGTATCATCGATTACGGCACGATTCGCTCGGGCGAATTGTCCCAGACTGCATTCAATCCGCGCGAAGAGAGGAGCACTTCCCTGATCGTCAATTGTGGCACGACGCCTGCCAGGTTCGGCATCACCTTTACCGATCTGCAAGCAGGCAGCAAGGTGCCGGGCATCCTGGGTGCCGGCTTTACTGAAGCGCAGAATTTCGGGTTGGGGGCTGTAGGCGCCCGTCGCACCGGTGGCTATTCGGTCACCCTCAGGGATCTGCGATCGTCCAGCATAGCGCTGTATCCGATCATGCGTATCGGCGCTGGCGCCTGGAATAACAGCGATGGCAAGGTTGCCCAATCGCCCGCCCAGTACTCCTGGCGCAACGGCGCTACCTTTACACCCACCGCCGTTAACCAATTGACGGGCACACTTGCAGTCAAGGCTGTCATCAACCGAGCCCAGGACCTGGACCTGAGTCGAGACGTCTCTATTGATGGGCGCGCCACGCTTGTATTGAGTTACATCTAA
- the ppx gene encoding exopolyphosphatase, producing the protein MPQSQAKNLSLIAAIDLGSNSFHMVVAKAQNGEIRILERLGEKVQLAAGIDDERQLNEESMQRGLDCLKRFAQLINGMPLGAVRIVGTNALREARNRGEFIRRAEEILGHPVEVISGREEARLIYLGVSHTLADTPGKRLVADIGGGSTEFIIGQRFEPLLRESLQMGCVSFTQRYFKDGKITPARYAQAYTAARLEIMSIEHALHRLTWDEAIGSSGTIRAIGLALKAGGHGTGEVNAEGLAWLKRKLFKLGDAEKIDFDGIKPDRRTIFPAGLAILEAIFDALELQRMDHCDGALREGVLYDLLGRHHHEDVRERTLTSLMERYHVDLEQAARVERKALHAFDQVAEDWDLEDGVWRELLGWAAKVHEVGLDIAHYHYHKHGAYLIEHSDLAGFSREDQQMLALLVRGHRRNIPKDKFAEFGDEGIKLIRLCVLLRFAILFHHIRGTQEMPQVTLRANGDSLDVVFPKGWLDENQLTQADFAQEAEWLTRVGFSLNLR; encoded by the coding sequence ATGCCGCAATCCCAAGCCAAGAATCTGTCCCTGATCGCCGCCATCGACCTGGGCTCCAACAGCTTTCACATGGTCGTGGCCAAGGCCCAGAACGGCGAAATCCGCATCCTCGAGCGGCTCGGCGAAAAAGTACAACTGGCTGCCGGGATCGACGACGAGCGCCAGCTCAATGAAGAATCCATGCAACGCGGGCTCGATTGCCTCAAGCGCTTTGCCCAACTGATCAATGGCATGCCTTTGGGCGCCGTGCGAATCGTTGGGACCAACGCCCTGCGTGAAGCGCGCAACCGCGGTGAATTCATCCGCCGCGCCGAGGAAATCCTCGGCCACCCGGTAGAAGTCATTTCCGGCCGTGAAGAAGCACGCCTGATCTACCTGGGTGTCTCCCACACCCTGGCTGACACGCCTGGCAAGCGCCTGGTGGCGGATATCGGCGGTGGCAGTACCGAGTTCATTATCGGCCAGCGTTTCGAGCCGCTGCTGCGCGAGAGCCTGCAAATGGGCTGCGTCAGCTTTACCCAGCGCTATTTCAAGGACGGCAAGATCACTCCGGCACGCTATGCCCAGGCCTACACGGCCGCGCGACTGGAGATCATGAGCATCGAGCACGCCCTGCACCGCCTGACCTGGGATGAGGCCATCGGCTCATCCGGCACCATCCGTGCCATCGGCCTGGCGCTGAAGGCCGGCGGCCATGGCACCGGCGAGGTCAACGCCGAAGGTCTCGCGTGGCTCAAGCGCAAGCTGTTCAAACTGGGCGATGCCGAGAAAATCGACTTCGATGGCATCAAGCCTGATCGCCGCACCATCTTCCCGGCAGGCCTGGCGATTCTCGAAGCGATCTTCGACGCCCTCGAACTGCAACGCATGGACCACTGCGATGGCGCCCTGCGTGAAGGCGTGCTGTACGACCTGCTGGGCCGCCATCATCACGAAGACGTGCGTGAGCGCACCCTTACCTCATTGATGGAGCGTTATCACGTCGATCTGGAACAGGCAGCCCGCGTGGAGCGCAAAGCGCTGCACGCCTTCGACCAGGTGGCCGAGGACTGGGACCTGGAAGACGGCGTCTGGCGCGAACTGCTCGGCTGGGCAGCCAAGGTGCATGAAGTGGGCCTGGACATCGCCCACTACCATTACCACAAACATGGCGCCTACCTGATCGAGCACTCGGACCTCGCCGGTTTCTCCCGCGAAGACCAACAGATGCTCGCGCTGCTGGTGCGTGGCCATCGCCGCAACATTCCAAAGGACAAGTTTGCCGAGTTCGGCGATGAAGGCATCAAGCTGATCCGCCTGTGCGTGCTGCTGCGCTTTGCGATCCTGTTCCACCACATCCGTGGCACACAGGAAATGCCCCAGGTCACCCTGCGCGCCAACGGCGACAGCCTCGACGTGGTGTTCCCCAAAGGCTGGCTGGACGAAAACCAGCTGACCCAGGCGGACTTCGCCCAGGAAGCGGAGTGGCTGACGCGGGTTGGGTTCAGCCTGAACCTGCGCTAA
- the ppk1 gene encoding polyphosphate kinase 1 — protein MNTEGLSEVAVKDAHPVVEQVTETPPEMEPAPPVVVVETPAPAPVAAVTNLDDSSLYIHRELSQLQFNIRVLEQALDESYPLLERLKFLLIFSSNLDEFFEIRVAGLKKQITFAREQAGADGLQPHQALARISELVHGHVDRQYAILNDILLPELEKHQVRFIRRRHWTTKIKTWVRRYFRDEISPIITPIGLDPTHPFPLLVNKSLNFIVELEGIDAFGRDSGLAIIPAPRLLPRIIKVPEEVGGAGDNYVFLSSMIHAHADDLFQGMKVKGCYQFRLTRNADLALDSEDVEDLARALRGELFSRRYGDAVRLEVADTCPKHLSDYLLKQFNLSESELYQVNGPVNLTRLFSITGLDSHPELQYTPFTPQIPKLLQNSENIFSVVSKQDILLLHPFESFTPVVDLLRQAAKDPHVLAVRQTLYRSGANSEIVDALVDAARNGKEVTAVIELRARFDEESNLQLASRLQAAGAVVIYGVVGFKTHAKMMLILRREAGEIVRYAHLGTGNYHAGNAKLYTDYSLLTSDDALCEDVGKLFSQLIGMGKTLRMKKLLHAPFTLKKGMLDMIARETQFALDGKPAHIIAKFNSLTDPKIIRALYKASQSGVRIDLVVRGMCCLRPGIVGVSHNIHVRSIIGRFLEHTRVFYFLNGGEEQMFLSSADWMERNLDKRVETCFPVEGKKLIMRVKKELESYLTDNTHSWSLQSDGRYVRNTPTGNQNPRSAQATLLEKLGSPILAVN, from the coding sequence ATGAATACCGAAGGACTCTCAGAAGTTGCCGTAAAAGACGCTCACCCGGTGGTCGAACAAGTCACCGAGACCCCGCCGGAAATGGAGCCGGCTCCACCTGTCGTGGTGGTCGAGACGCCTGCGCCGGCCCCGGTGGCGGCGGTGACCAACCTGGATGACAGCAGCCTGTACATCCACCGCGAGCTGTCACAACTGCAATTCAACATCCGCGTGCTGGAGCAGGCGCTGGACGAGTCCTATCCGCTGCTGGAGCGGCTCAAGTTCCTGCTGATTTTCTCCAGCAACCTGGACGAGTTCTTCGAGATCCGCGTCGCCGGCCTCAAGAAGCAAATTACCTTCGCCCGCGAACAAGCCGGTGCCGACGGTCTGCAGCCGCATCAGGCCCTGGCGCGTATCAGTGAGCTGGTGCATGGCCACGTGGACCGCCAATACGCGATCCTCAACGATATTCTGTTGCCGGAGCTGGAAAAACATCAGGTCCGCTTCATTCGTCGCCGCCACTGGACCACCAAGATCAAGACCTGGGTGCGCCGGTACTTCCGTGACGAGATTTCACCGATCATCACCCCGATCGGCCTCGACCCTACGCACCCGTTCCCGCTGCTGGTAAACAAGAGCCTGAACTTCATCGTTGAACTGGAAGGTATCGACGCCTTCGGTCGCGATTCTGGCCTGGCCATCATCCCGGCACCGCGTCTGTTGCCACGGATCATCAAGGTACCGGAAGAGGTGGGGGGCGCTGGCGACAATTATGTATTCCTCTCGTCTATGATCCACGCGCATGCCGACGACCTGTTCCAGGGCATGAAGGTAAAAGGCTGCTACCAGTTCCGCCTGACCCGTAACGCCGACCTGGCGCTGGATTCCGAAGACGTCGAAGACTTGGCCCGAGCCCTGCGCGGCGAGCTGTTCTCGCGTCGCTACGGTGACGCGGTGCGCCTGGAAGTGGCTGATACTTGCCCGAAACACCTGTCGGACTACCTGCTCAAGCAGTTCAACCTCAGCGAGAGCGAGCTGTATCAGGTCAATGGCCCGGTGAACCTGACGCGCCTGTTCAGTATCACCGGCCTGGACAGCCATCCGGAGCTGCAATACACGCCGTTCACGCCGCAGATCCCGAAGTTGCTGCAAAACAGCGAGAACATCTTCAGTGTGGTGAGCAAGCAGGACATTCTGCTGCTGCACCCGTTCGAGTCCTTTACCCCGGTGGTCGACCTGCTGCGCCAGGCCGCCAAGGACCCGCATGTATTGGCGGTGCGCCAGACCCTGTACCGCAGCGGCGCCAACTCGGAAATCGTCGATGCGCTGGTAGACGCCGCGCGTAACGGCAAGGAAGTCACCGCGGTGATCGAGCTGCGTGCGCGGTTCGATGAAGAGTCCAACCTGCAACTGGCGAGCCGCCTGCAAGCGGCCGGTGCGGTGGTGATCTACGGCGTGGTGGGCTTCAAAACTCACGCCAAGATGATGCTGATCCTGCGCCGCGAAGCTGGCGAGATTGTGCGCTACGCCCACCTGGGCACCGGTAACTACCACGCCGGCAACGCCAAGCTCTACACCGACTACAGCTTGCTGACGTCCGACGACGCCTTGTGTGAAGACGTCGGCAAATTGTTCAGCCAGTTGATTGGCATGGGCAAGACCTTGCGCATGAAGAAGCTGCTGCACGCGCCGTTCACCCTGAAGAAGGGCATGCTCGACATGATTGCCCGGGAGACCCAGTTCGCCCTCGACGGCAAGCCGGCGCACATCATTGCCAAGTTCAACTCGCTGACTGATCCGAAGATCATCCGCGCGCTGTACAAGGCCAGCCAGTCCGGTGTGCGCATCGACCTGGTGGTGCGTGGCATGTGCTGCCTGCGCCCGGGCATTGTCGGCGTGTCGCATAACATCCATGTGCGCTCGATCATCGGCCGCTTCCTGGAGCACACGCGGGTGTTCTACTTCCTCAACGGCGGCGAGGAGCAGATGTTCCTTTCCAGTGCGGACTGGATGGAACGCAACCTCGACAAGCGTGTGGAGACCTGCTTCCCGGTGGAAGGCAAGAAGCTGATCATGCGGGTCAAGAAGGAGCTGGAAAGCTACCTCACCGACAACACCCACAGCTGGAGCCTGCAGTCGGACGGCCGATACGTGCGCAACACGCCGACCGGCAACCAGAACCCGCGCAGCGCGCAGGCGACGTTGCTGGAGAAGCTGGGTAGCCCGATTCTGGCGGTGAATTAA
- the hemB gene encoding porphobilinogen synthase produces MSFTPANRLFPATRLRRNRRDDFSRRLVRENVLTTSDLILPVFVLDGENRREAVASMPGVERLTIDLLLEEAANWVELGIPALALFPVTPSELKSLDAAEAWNPQGIAQRATRALRERFPQLGVITDVALDPFTTHGQDGILDEDGYVQNDITVDALVKQALSHAAAGAQVVAPSDMMDGRIQAIREALELAGHVNVRIMAYSAKYASAYYGPFRDAVGSALNLGKANKASYQMDPANSHEALHEVAADLAEGADMVMVKPGMPYLDILYRVKEEFKVPTFVYQVSGEYAMHMAAIQNGWLSEGVILESLTAFKRAGADGILTYFAARAAQLLREQQ; encoded by the coding sequence GTGAGCTTTACCCCTGCCAATCGCCTGTTCCCCGCCACTCGCCTGCGTCGCAATCGTCGTGATGATTTTTCTCGCCGCCTGGTGCGTGAAAACGTGCTGACGACGAGCGATCTGATCCTGCCGGTGTTTGTGCTGGACGGTGAAAATCGCCGGGAAGCGGTGGCGTCTATGCCGGGTGTGGAGCGCTTGACCATTGATTTGCTGCTCGAAGAAGCGGCCAATTGGGTTGAGCTGGGGATTCCGGCGCTGGCGCTGTTTCCCGTGACACCCTCCGAACTCAAGTCGCTCGACGCTGCCGAAGCCTGGAACCCGCAAGGGATCGCCCAGCGCGCCACCCGTGCCCTGCGCGAGCGTTTCCCGCAGCTGGGTGTGATCACCGACGTGGCGCTGGACCCGTTCACCACCCACGGCCAGGATGGCATTCTTGACGAAGACGGCTATGTGCAGAACGACATCACCGTCGACGCACTGGTCAAGCAGGCGTTGTCCCACGCGGCAGCGGGTGCCCAGGTCGTGGCGCCGTCGGACATGATGGACGGCCGCATCCAGGCGATTCGCGAAGCCCTGGAGCTGGCGGGCCACGTCAATGTGCGGATCATGGCCTATTCGGCCAAGTACGCCAGCGCCTATTACGGCCCGTTCCGCGATGCGGTCGGTTCGGCGCTGAACCTGGGCAAGGCCAACAAGGCTTCCTATCAGATGGACCCGGCCAACAGCCATGAAGCCCTGCACGAAGTGGCGGCCGACCTGGCCGAAGGCGCCGACATGGTGATGGTCAAACCCGGGATGCCGTACCTGGACATCCTTTACCGGGTCAAAGAGGAATTCAAGGTGCCGACCTTTGTCTATCAGGTCAGCGGTGAATACGCCATGCACATGGCCGCGATCCAGAATGGTTGGTTGAGTGAAGGGGTGATCCTCGAATCCCTGACAGCCTTTAAACGTGCAGGCGCTGATGGCATTCTGACCTACTTCGCCGCCCGCGCTGCCCAATTGCTTAGAGAGCAACAATAG
- a CDS encoding DedA family protein translates to MLQQFLHDFGYFALFLGTFFEGETILVLAGFLAFRGYMDINLVVVVAFFGSYAGDQLWYFLGRKHGRKLLARKPRWQLMGDKALEHIRKHPDIWVLSFRFVYGLRTVMPVAIGLSGYPPARYLILNGIGAAVWAAALGAAAYHFGAVLEGMLGSVKKYELWVLGALVLLGFGLWLRRRFKNARIARQACEDARARLAAEPAPVDTPKTPAE, encoded by the coding sequence ATGCTTCAACAATTTCTGCATGACTTCGGCTACTTTGCCCTCTTCCTAGGCACGTTCTTCGAAGGCGAGACCATCTTGGTTCTCGCAGGCTTCCTGGCGTTCCGTGGCTACATGGATATCAACCTGGTGGTGGTCGTTGCCTTCTTTGGCAGCTACGCCGGCGACCAGCTGTGGTACTTCCTGGGGCGCAAGCACGGCCGCAAACTGTTGGCGCGCAAGCCGCGCTGGCAATTGATGGGCGACAAGGCCCTGGAACATATCCGTAAGCATCCGGATATCTGGGTGCTGAGCTTCCGGTTTGTCTACGGCCTGCGCACTGTGATGCCCGTGGCGATTGGTTTGTCAGGCTACCCGCCGGCGCGCTACCTGATTCTTAACGGGATTGGCGCTGCAGTCTGGGCGGCAGCCCTGGGCGCTGCGGCTTACCACTTCGGCGCGGTGCTGGAAGGCATGCTCGGCAGCGTCAAGAAATACGAGCTGTGGGTGCTGGGCGCGTTGGTGCTATTGGGCTTCGGCCTGTGGTTGCGCCGCCGCTTCAAGAACGCCCGTATTGCCCGCCAGGCCTGCGAGGACGCAAGGGCCCGGCTCGCCGCCGAGCCGGCTCCCGTCGACACGCCTAAGACACCAGCCGAGTAA
- a CDS encoding sterol desaturase family protein produces MDFVPYAVPFFIALIVVELLADHWRGERNYRVADAINSLSTGVLSTTTGLLTKGVGLLTYAFALKHLALIELSAQSVWTWVFAFVFYDFCYYWLHRCGHERNILWAAHSVHHQSEDYNLTTALRQTSTGFLLSWIFYLPLAVLGVPLVVFISVASLNLLYQFWVHTRHVPKLGWVEWFFVTPSNHRAHHAQNALYMDRNYGGVFIIWDRLFGSFQEEDDNEPVIFGVTTPLASWNPLWANLQFYAQLWNDARRTESGWDKLRIWFMRTGWRPADVKAKYPMAKPDLSQFRKFDVPLDARQQVYIALQFAAYVGFGSYLMNFAEGLPTAALILGWSAMAVGLFTLGVALENRPWALKAELVRLGLNVPLVWLAPLVGLWPASSLGWLGLLSYSLLSVIGLYCCRSRLTRLVS; encoded by the coding sequence ATGGACTTCGTGCCTTACGCGGTACCGTTTTTCATTGCCTTGATCGTGGTTGAGCTGTTGGCCGATCACTGGCGCGGCGAGCGCAACTATCGAGTGGCGGATGCCATCAACAGCCTCAGCACGGGTGTGCTGTCCACGACTACGGGGCTGTTGACCAAAGGCGTGGGGTTGCTGACCTACGCGTTTGCGCTCAAGCACTTGGCCCTGATCGAACTGTCGGCCCAGAGTGTCTGGACCTGGGTGTTCGCCTTTGTGTTTTATGACTTCTGCTACTACTGGCTGCATCGCTGCGGGCATGAGCGCAACATCCTGTGGGCCGCGCACTCGGTGCATCATCAAAGCGAGGACTACAACCTCACCACCGCCCTGCGCCAGACCAGTACCGGCTTTCTGCTGAGCTGGATCTTCTACCTGCCCCTGGCCGTGCTGGGCGTGCCGCTGGTGGTGTTTATCAGCGTGGCCTCGCTCAATCTTCTGTATCAATTCTGGGTGCACACCCGCCACGTGCCCAAGCTCGGCTGGGTCGAGTGGTTCTTCGTTACACCGTCCAATCATCGGGCCCACCATGCACAGAACGCTCTCTACATGGATCGCAACTACGGCGGGGTGTTCATTATTTGGGACCGGCTGTTCGGCAGCTTCCAGGAAGAAGACGACAACGAGCCGGTGATTTTTGGCGTGACCACGCCTTTGGCCAGCTGGAACCCGCTATGGGCCAACCTGCAGTTTTATGCGCAGCTGTGGAATGACGCACGACGTACCGAAAGCGGGTGGGACAAGCTGCGCATCTGGTTCATGCGCACTGGCTGGCGCCCGGCGGACGTGAAGGCCAAGTACCCGATGGCCAAACCCGATTTGAGCCAGTTCCGCAAATTCGACGTGCCGCTGGATGCGCGTCAGCAGGTCTATATCGCGCTGCAATTTGCCGCGTATGTGGGCTTTGGCAGCTATTTGATGAATTTCGCCGAGGGGCTGCCCACGGCGGCGCTGATCCTGGGATGGAGTGCGATGGCGGTGGGGCTGTTTACGTTGGGCGTCGCCCTGGAGAATCGCCCGTGGGCGCTGAAAGCTGAGCTGGTACGCCTGGGGCTGAATGTGCCACTGGTGTGGCTGGCACCGCTGGTCGGGTTATGGCCGGCCAGCAGTTTGGGCTGGCTGGGTCTGTTGAGTTACAGCTTGCTCAGCGTGATCGGCCTCTACTGTTGCAGAAGCCGGCTTACTCGGCTGGTGTCTTAG
- the elbB gene encoding isoprenoid biosynthesis glyoxalase ElbB — MSKKIAVILSGCGVYDGAEIHESVITLLRLDQRGAQVQCFAPDIAQHHVINHLTGEEMPESRNVLVESARIARGEVKDIREANAEDFDALIVPGGFGAAKNLSTFAVEGAGCSINPQVLALAEAFAEAGKPVGLICISPALAAKIYGPGVTCTIGNDAATAAALDKMGATHRDCAVEDIVEDKARKLVSTPAYMLGKSISEVASGINKLVDRVLELTHEND, encoded by the coding sequence ATGAGCAAAAAGATTGCAGTGATCCTTTCGGGCTGTGGCGTGTACGACGGTGCAGAAATCCACGAAAGCGTCATCACTTTGCTGCGCCTGGACCAGCGTGGCGCTCAGGTCCAATGTTTTGCACCCGATATCGCGCAACATCACGTGATCAACCACCTCACCGGCGAAGAGATGCCTGAGTCGCGCAATGTGCTGGTGGAGTCGGCGCGTATCGCCCGGGGTGAAGTGAAGGACATCCGTGAGGCCAACGCCGAAGACTTCGACGCACTGATCGTGCCCGGCGGTTTTGGCGCGGCGAAGAACCTCTCGACCTTTGCCGTGGAAGGCGCCGGTTGCAGCATCAACCCGCAGGTTCTGGCGCTGGCCGAAGCCTTTGCCGAAGCGGGCAAACCGGTGGGTCTGATCTGTATCTCGCCGGCCCTGGCCGCGAAGATCTATGGCCCCGGCGTTACCTGCACCATCGGCAACGACGCCGCCACCGCTGCCGCCCTGGATAAAATGGGCGCCACCCACCGCGACTGCGCGGTGGAGGATATCGTCGAGGACAAGGCTCGCAAGCTGGTGAGCACCCCCGCCTACATGCTCGGCAAAAGCATCAGCGAGGTCGCCTCAGGCATCAACAAACTCGTGGATCGCGTGCTGGAACTGACCCACGAGAACGACTAA
- a CDS encoding YaiI/YqxD family protein codes for MRVWIDADACPRAAKDQVVKFALKRQFEVVLVAGQSQIKPSFACVKLIVVPSGPDAADDYLVEHAVPGELVICSDVPLADRLVKKGVTALDPRGKEFSPANMSERLAVRNLFTDLREQGQMGGGPPPHGDKEKQAFANSLDRILTRLMRVG; via the coding sequence GTGCGCGTCTGGATTGATGCAGACGCCTGCCCGCGGGCGGCCAAGGACCAAGTGGTGAAGTTCGCCCTCAAGCGCCAGTTCGAAGTGGTGCTGGTGGCAGGGCAGAGCCAGATCAAGCCGAGCTTTGCCTGTGTGAAGCTGATCGTTGTACCCAGCGGCCCGGATGCAGCGGATGACTACCTGGTGGAGCACGCGGTGCCCGGCGAGCTGGTGATCTGCAGCGATGTACCGTTGGCCGATCGCCTGGTGAAGAAGGGCGTCACCGCCCTCGACCCGCGGGGCAAGGAGTTCAGCCCGGCGAACATGAGTGAGCGGCTGGCGGTGCGCAACCTGTTCACGGATCTGCGCGAACAAGGCCAAATGGGCGGCGGCCCGCCGCCCCACGGTGATAAGGAAAAGCAGGCGTTCGCCAACTCGCTGGATCGCATCCTCACGCGGTTGATGCGAGTGGGTTAG